The DNA window ATAAAGACAAAAACATTTATTTTTATAATTTTTTTTGCATATTCATAGTAGTAAGCATAAAGCGCTGATCACATATAGGAGGAGAACATAATGATGTATATACAATGGCTGCTTGCTGCTGTTGGATTCTTATTTTTCTGTCTCTTTATAAACACCTTTTTTGCCTTATGGAAAGCGCGGGCGTATCCGCCGAAAGCGCTGTTGAAAGAGCAGGCTGTGCGCTATATTGGAATAGCGTCCATCTGTCTGCTCGCCGCTTGGCTTCTTGGCTACGCCTAGCACTTATTTGAATTTTCACATAACAGAAGATGAAAACAGGCCGGGGATGGGCATTTTTTCGCCCGTCCCTTTGATAGCAAAAAACCCGACCAGCAATGATCGGGTTTTTGCCGTTTACACGTGCGCTGTGACGTTCATCCGCCGGAAAATCGATGCCACGATCGGATAGACGATGACCATCGCTACTGTGTTCAATGCCGCGGCTGGCAGCACAACGGTGACAAACAGCGCCGAAAACGCCGTTCCGCCCGGCAACCCGACGAGCAGGAGCGCCGCCGCCAAAAACACCGCGCCGGAGATGACGGTGCCGACAGCCGTCAACACCGCGGCCCCGACAACTGTTTGGCTATATTTTTTCAGCAAGGTCACTAGGGCAAACACAACAAAGGCAGTGATGATTTTGTCGATTACATTAGGCAGCTGACCGCCTGGGAACGTCGTCGTCATGGCGGAAATCAAGCCGGTGGCGACACCGACAAGGCCGGCCGCTTTGGCGCTTGGAAACAACAAAATCGCCAAAAACATCATCGCCAGCATCATATCCGGTTTCATGCCGGCAAACAGCCCGGGAATGACCGCGTGCAACACCGCTCCGATTCCGACTAACAGCGCCATCGATACTAATGCTCTCACATTCATGCTCATCTCTCCTCATCTCTCCTCATCTATTCTCCTGCTTGAGAATTTTTCTACATTATATCACTTTGCCGTGTAAAAGTGAAGAAGAAATTTTCAGGCAAAACGGCGGCGGAAGTCGTTCATAAACGATGCGAGCGCCTCGCACGCCTCAAGCGGCACCGCGTTGTAAATCGATGCCCGGCAGCCGCCGACCGACCGGTGTCCACCGAGCCCGACGAAGCCTCGTTCTTTCGCTTCGGCAAGGAACGCCTTCGTCAGTTCTTCGCTCGGCAATGTGAACGTGACGTTCATGAGCGAGCGGCTTCC is part of the Geobacillus sp. 46C-IIa genome and encodes:
- a CDS encoding tryptophan transporter, with protein sequence MNVRALVSMALLVGIGAVLHAVIPGLFAGMKPDMMLAMMFLAILLFPSAKAAGLVGVATGLISAMTTTFPGGQLPNVIDKIITAFVVFALVTLLKKYSQTVVGAAVLTAVGTVISGAVFLAAALLLVGLPGGTAFSALFVTVVLPAAALNTVAMVIVYPIVASIFRRMNVTAHV